A section of the Microbacterium forte genome encodes:
- a CDS encoding hemolysin family protein, which yields MGDLAVNIALVFVFVLVGGVFAATEMALVTLRESQINAIAARGRRGEKVASLARNPNTFLSAVQIGVTVAGFASAAYGATSIAPSVAPLLENLGVAAPLALTLATVLLTLVIAYLSLVLGELVPKRLAIQRNAQFAYAVAPVLDGFATVMRPVIWLLSVSTNAVVRLLGGDPHKAADELSEEELRDIVATHQSLPDDERRILDDVLSLRGRQVSEVMRPRPEVVALDGAATLAEAISQVRELPFSRYPVIDASLDDIVGFVHVRDLFEAAADDATREVLGLMRPVEYVPSTAGVLPTLTRMRAAGHQIAVVVDEYGGTDGIVTLEDLVEEVVGEIFDEYDTEDRMQDAGGALDGRLNLQDFAEITGIALPRGASDTVAGFVTEILGRLAVVGDSVEVPGATIRVTAVDRRRIAEIRVVLHEDVDVDAAADADPGASASKG from the coding sequence ATGGGCGACCTCGCGGTGAACATCGCCCTGGTGTTCGTCTTCGTCCTCGTCGGCGGCGTGTTCGCCGCGACCGAGATGGCGCTCGTCACGCTGCGTGAGAGCCAGATCAACGCGATCGCCGCCCGCGGCAGACGAGGTGAGAAGGTCGCGAGCCTGGCTCGCAACCCGAACACCTTCCTCTCGGCGGTGCAGATCGGCGTGACGGTCGCCGGCTTCGCGTCGGCGGCATATGGTGCGACCTCGATCGCCCCGTCGGTCGCGCCGCTGCTCGAGAACCTCGGCGTCGCGGCGCCGCTGGCCTTGACGCTGGCGACCGTGCTGCTGACGCTGGTGATCGCGTACCTCTCGCTCGTGCTGGGCGAGCTGGTGCCCAAGCGCCTCGCGATCCAGCGCAACGCGCAGTTCGCGTACGCCGTCGCGCCGGTGCTCGACGGCTTCGCCACCGTCATGCGGCCCGTCATCTGGCTGCTCTCGGTGTCGACGAACGCCGTGGTGCGCCTGCTCGGCGGCGATCCGCACAAGGCCGCCGACGAGCTCAGCGAGGAAGAGCTGCGCGACATCGTCGCGACGCATCAGAGCCTCCCCGACGATGAGCGACGCATTCTCGACGACGTGCTGTCGCTGCGTGGCCGCCAGGTGAGCGAGGTCATGCGGCCTCGTCCGGAGGTCGTCGCACTCGACGGTGCGGCGACGCTGGCCGAGGCGATCTCGCAGGTCAGGGAGCTGCCGTTCTCGCGGTACCCCGTGATCGACGCTTCGCTCGACGACATCGTGGGCTTCGTGCACGTGCGCGATCTCTTCGAGGCCGCAGCCGACGACGCGACGCGCGAGGTGCTCGGCCTCATGCGCCCGGTCGAGTACGTGCCGTCGACCGCGGGCGTGCTGCCGACCCTGACCCGCATGCGGGCGGCCGGGCACCAGATCGCGGTCGTCGTCGACGAGTACGGCGGCACCGACGGCATCGTGACCCTCGAGGACCTCGTCGAGGAGGTCGTCGGCGAGATCTTCGACGAGTACGACACGGAAGATCGGATGCAGGATGCCGGCGGTGCTCTCGACGGGCGTCTGAATCTGCAGGACTTCGCCGAGATCACCGGCATCGCCCTGCCCCGAGGCGCGTCGGACACGGTCGCCGGTTTCGTGACCGAGATACTCGGGCGCCTCGCGGTGGTCGGCGACTCGGTCGAGGTGCCTGGGGCGACGATCCGGGTCACTGCGGTCGATCGGCGACGGATCGCCGAGATCCGGGTGGTTCTGCACGAGGACGTCGACGTCGATGCCGCCGCGGATGCCGATCCGGGCGCCTCTGCGTCGAAGGGCTGA
- a CDS encoding aminoglycoside 3'-phosphotransferase: MSIPSATTDIPPIVRSLAAGATLTPVWLNGIGGVTFRTDDGRYIKWGPHDAEANMRDEAERMRWARRWITVPEVIDQGEDATHEWLVTVALPGRSAVDHRWIDDPETSVRAVGAALQKMHDSLPVEQCPWTWDPAWRIANAEERGVTVPADLREPPPADRLVVCHGDACMPNTLLDDAGRPLAHVDLAALGTADRWADIAVASMSTEWNFGPGWADVLIEAYGIAPDRERLEYYRRLWNET, from the coding sequence ATGAGCATCCCATCCGCCACGACGGACATCCCGCCGATCGTGCGATCCCTGGCCGCGGGCGCCACGCTGACGCCGGTGTGGCTGAACGGCATCGGCGGGGTCACATTCCGCACCGACGACGGGCGCTACATCAAGTGGGGGCCGCACGACGCCGAGGCGAACATGCGCGATGAGGCTGAGCGGATGCGGTGGGCACGGCGCTGGATCACGGTTCCCGAGGTGATCGATCAGGGCGAGGACGCCACTCACGAGTGGCTCGTCACCGTCGCGCTGCCCGGCCGCAGTGCGGTGGACCACCGCTGGATCGACGACCCGGAGACCTCGGTGCGCGCCGTCGGCGCAGCCCTGCAGAAGATGCACGACTCGCTGCCCGTCGAGCAGTGCCCCTGGACGTGGGACCCGGCCTGGAGGATCGCGAACGCCGAAGAGCGGGGCGTCACCGTGCCCGCCGATCTGCGCGAGCCGCCGCCCGCCGACAGGCTGGTCGTGTGTCATGGCGACGCGTGCATGCCGAACACGCTGCTCGACGATGCCGGTCGACCGCTCGCACATGTCGATCTCGCCGCGCTCGGCACTGCCGACCGCTGGGCCGACATCGCCGTCGCCTCGATGAGCACCGAGTGGAACTTCGGTCCCGGCTGGGCCGACGTGCTCATCGAGGCCTACGGCATCGCCCCCGATCGGGAGCGGCTCGAGTACTACCGGCGACTCTGGAACGAGACCTGA
- a CDS encoding SDR family NAD(P)-dependent oxidoreductase codes for MQIQGSSALITGGASGLGLATARTLAAAGAVVTILDLPSSAGAEIADELGGVFAGGDVTSADDAAAAVAAAQAAAPLRIVVNCAGIAPPAKVLDRDGNPAVLADFERIVRINLVGTFNVLSQASAVIAKNEPTDEGDRGVIVNTASVAAFDGQIGQPAYSASKGGVHAMTLPVARELARYGIRVCTIAPGIMETPMLMGLPQAAQDSLGQQVPFPSRLGRPDEYAALVQQIVENGYLNGETIRLDGAIRMAPK; via the coding sequence ATGCAGATCCAGGGCTCGAGTGCTCTCATCACCGGCGGTGCGTCCGGTCTGGGCCTCGCCACCGCACGAACCCTCGCCGCCGCGGGCGCCGTCGTCACGATCCTCGACCTGCCGTCCTCGGCCGGAGCCGAGATCGCCGACGAGCTCGGCGGAGTCTTCGCGGGCGGCGACGTGACGAGCGCCGATGACGCCGCCGCGGCCGTCGCCGCAGCTCAGGCGGCAGCGCCGCTGCGCATCGTGGTCAACTGCGCCGGCATCGCCCCGCCGGCCAAGGTGCTCGACCGCGACGGCAACCCCGCGGTGCTCGCCGACTTCGAGCGCATCGTGCGCATCAACCTGGTCGGCACCTTCAACGTCCTCTCGCAGGCATCCGCCGTGATCGCGAAGAACGAGCCGACAGATGAGGGTGACCGCGGCGTGATCGTGAACACCGCGAGCGTGGCGGCCTTCGACGGTCAGATCGGTCAGCCCGCGTACTCGGCATCCAAGGGCGGCGTGCACGCGATGACCCTTCCGGTCGCTCGCGAGCTCGCCCGCTACGGCATCCGCGTCTGCACCATCGCCCCCGGCATCATGGAGACGCCCATGCTGATGGGTCTCCCGCAGGCCGCGCAGGACTCGCTCGGCCAGCAGGTGCCGTTCCCCTCGCGCCTCGGACGCCCCGACGAGTACGCCGCCCTCGTGCAGCAGATCGTCGAGAACGGCTATCTCAACGGAGAGACGATCCGCCTCGACGGCGCGATCCGCATGGCACCGAAGTAG
- a CDS encoding SDR family oxidoreductase — translation MSTLAGKTILMSGGSRGIGLAIALRAAADGANIAMLAKTDTPHPKLEGTVHSAAEQIRAAGGQALPIVGDVRDDDDITEAVMKTQGEFGGIDIVINNASVIDLSRSLDLGAKKYDLMQDVNVRGTFMLSRAAIPILKDAENPHILSLSPPLNPSPKWLGAHTGYTLAKFGMTMVTLGLASEFARDGIAANTLWPRTTIATAAVQNLLGGDKVMAASRTPDIYADAAYAVLLKPAAEYTGQTLIVEDVLEADGVTDFSQYAAVPGTPDDRLFPDIFLD, via the coding sequence ATGAGCACACTGGCAGGCAAGACCATCCTCATGTCCGGCGGGAGCCGCGGCATCGGCCTCGCGATCGCGCTGCGTGCAGCGGCCGACGGCGCGAACATCGCGATGCTCGCGAAGACCGACACTCCGCATCCGAAGCTCGAGGGCACAGTGCACTCGGCGGCCGAGCAGATCCGGGCAGCCGGCGGCCAGGCGCTGCCGATCGTCGGCGATGTGCGTGACGACGACGACATCACCGAGGCCGTGATGAAGACGCAGGGCGAGTTCGGCGGCATCGACATCGTCATCAACAACGCGAGCGTCATCGACCTCTCCCGCTCGCTCGACCTCGGCGCGAAGAAGTACGACCTCATGCAGGACGTGAACGTGCGGGGAACCTTCATGCTGTCCCGCGCGGCGATCCCGATCCTCAAGGATGCGGAGAACCCCCACATCCTGTCGCTGTCGCCGCCCCTGAACCCCTCGCCGAAGTGGCTCGGCGCGCACACCGGGTACACGCTCGCCAAGTTCGGCATGACCATGGTGACCCTCGGCCTCGCGTCGGAGTTCGCCCGTGACGGCATCGCCGCGAACACCCTGTGGCCGCGCACCACGATCGCCACCGCCGCAGTGCAGAACCTGCTCGGCGGCGACAAGGTCATGGCCGCGAGCCGCACGCCCGACATCTATGCGGATGCCGCCTACGCCGTGCTGCTCAAGCCCGCGGCCGAGTACACCGGCCAGACGCTGATCGTCGAGGACGTGCTCGAAGCCGACGGCGTCACCGACTTCTCGCAGTACGCCGCCGTGCCGGGAACCCCCGACGACCGGCTGTTCCCCGACATCTTCCTCGACTGA
- a CDS encoding sulfite exporter TauE/SafE family protein translates to MIELAPLAWAALGLAAVTIGISKTALPGGSILAIALFATVLPARTSTAAMLLLLIVGDVFALITYRRHAHWPTLLRLAPAVLAGLLAGFAFLAIAGDGIVRRAIGVILLAMIAVTLWRRWRQNRADAVAPAPGGIVLSGVYGTLGGFTTMVANAGGPVMSMYFLATRTPVQVFLGTSAWFFAIINLVKIPFLAGLGLFEGHVLLMDAVLAPLVVLGALAGIRLAKRMNQVLFDRIVIVLTIAGAVYLLF, encoded by the coding sequence GTGATCGAACTCGCACCCCTGGCGTGGGCCGCGCTCGGCCTCGCCGCGGTCACGATCGGCATCTCGAAGACCGCGCTGCCCGGTGGCAGCATCCTGGCGATCGCCCTCTTCGCGACCGTGCTGCCCGCGCGCACGTCAACCGCCGCGATGCTCCTGCTGCTCATCGTCGGCGACGTGTTCGCGCTGATCACCTACCGTCGCCACGCGCACTGGCCGACTCTGCTGCGCCTGGCGCCTGCCGTGCTCGCGGGGCTGCTGGCGGGGTTCGCGTTCCTCGCGATCGCGGGCGACGGGATCGTCCGACGAGCGATCGGGGTGATCCTGCTCGCGATGATCGCCGTCACCCTGTGGCGCCGCTGGCGACAGAATCGGGCGGATGCGGTGGCACCCGCGCCGGGCGGCATCGTGCTCTCGGGCGTCTACGGAACGCTCGGCGGGTTCACCACGATGGTCGCGAACGCCGGCGGCCCGGTCATGTCGATGTACTTCCTCGCGACCCGCACACCGGTGCAGGTGTTCCTCGGCACCTCAGCCTGGTTCTTCGCGATCATCAACCTCGTCAAGATCCCGTTCCTCGCGGGACTCGGCCTGTTCGAGGGGCACGTGCTGCTGATGGATGCCGTGCTCGCGCCGCTCGTCGTGCTCGGCGCACTGGCCGGCATCCGGCTGGCGAAGCGCATGAACCAGGTGCTGTTCGACCGCATCGTGATCGTCCTGACGATCGCCGGCGCCGTCTACCTGCTGTTCTGA
- a CDS encoding bifunctional 4-hydroxy-2-oxoglutarate aldolase/2-dehydro-3-deoxy-phosphogluconate aldolase: MSDRLSRARATGVLAVLRAPSPELALEASEAIIRGGVTGIEVTFSTPDAPAVIRELIARHGDAAYIGAGTVTTAAQAALAADAGAEFLVSPGTLPSLTRAMLDTGRVVMTGAMTPTEVMGALELGVDVVKIFPASLGGPSYLGALRGPFPDAPLMPTGGVSPDNLAEWFRVGAVAVGAGGDLANGASLAASDWADIEQRSARFAAALAAARR; encoded by the coding sequence ATGTCCGACCGTCTCTCCCGCGCCCGCGCCACCGGCGTCCTCGCCGTGCTCCGCGCGCCCTCCCCCGAGCTCGCGCTCGAGGCGTCCGAGGCGATCATCCGCGGCGGCGTGACCGGCATCGAGGTGACCTTCTCGACACCCGACGCTCCCGCCGTGATCCGCGAGCTGATCGCTCGCCACGGTGATGCCGCATACATCGGCGCCGGCACCGTCACCACCGCCGCGCAGGCTGCACTCGCCGCCGACGCCGGTGCGGAGTTCCTCGTGAGTCCCGGCACCCTCCCCTCGCTGACGCGCGCGATGCTCGACACCGGCCGCGTCGTGATGACCGGCGCGATGACTCCGACCGAGGTCATGGGCGCGCTCGAGCTCGGCGTGGATGTCGTCAAGATCTTCCCCGCCTCACTCGGCGGCCCCTCGTACCTCGGCGCATTGCGCGGGCCCTTCCCCGACGCCCCGCTGATGCCGACCGGCGGCGTCAGCCCCGACAACCTCGCCGAGTGGTTCCGCGTCGGTGCCGTCGCCGTCGGCGCGGGTGGCGACCTGGCGAACGGCGCCTCGCTCGCCGCCTCCGACTGGGCCGACATCGAGCAGCGCTCGGCTCGATTCGCTGCAGCGCTCGCCGCCGCTCGACGCTGA
- a CDS encoding ribosomal protein L7/L12 yields MDIIIAVGAVIAAVVVGVVIIGAALRSMRPQAPEPHVFTPSPTMARSVASTSTSTASASQLTPAAIAEIDRLVAAGHKINAIKLYRQHTGVRLQEAKDRIDHWSVSTTAPHLAAVSNASAVHSSITATPSSVRGALPASVSSEVDRLVSADQKIQAIKLVREHTSLGLKESKDVVEAWPRPRQL; encoded by the coding sequence ATGGACATCATCATCGCTGTCGGCGCGGTCATCGCAGCTGTCGTCGTCGGCGTGGTGATCATCGGCGCAGCGCTGCGGTCGATGCGCCCCCAGGCGCCCGAGCCCCACGTCTTCACCCCTTCGCCCACGATGGCCCGCTCGGTGGCCTCCACGTCGACGTCGACCGCCTCGGCGTCGCAGCTGACTCCCGCGGCGATCGCCGAGATCGACCGGCTCGTCGCGGCGGGGCACAAGATCAACGCCATCAAGCTCTACCGGCAGCACACGGGCGTGCGCCTCCAGGAGGCGAAGGATCGCATCGACCACTGGTCGGTCAGCACCACTGCCCCGCATCTCGCGGCCGTGTCGAACGCCTCGGCCGTGCACTCGTCGATCACGGCGACGCCGTCGTCGGTGCGCGGGGCGCTGCCCGCATCCGTCTCATCGGAGGTCGACCGGCTCGTGTCCGCCGACCAGAAGATCCAGGCGATCAAGCTCGTGAGGGAGCACACGAGCCTGGGACTCAAGGAGTCGAAGGACGTCGTCGAGGCGTGGCCACGACCGCGTCAGTTGTAA
- the rlmN gene encoding 23S rRNA (adenine(2503)-C(2))-methyltransferase RlmN — MTETPRTRETRPATAPASSRSGAVRSTGVAQVRPATEGWTQQKDAEGRPLLQFASPKRGKPPVHLADLTPAERIEKVKELGLPGFRAKQLSTHYFRHYTSDAAEMTDLPADTREQLVTGMLPPLLTEVRRLETDRGDTIKFLWRLHDGALVESVLMRYPGRITLCVSSQAGCGMNCPFCATGQAGLTRNMSTAEIIEQIVRANRLIAEGGLGGKKSDDHSMERVSNIVFMGMGEPLANYKRVMDAVRSMVAPQPDGLGMSARGITVSTVGLVPAIKKLADEGIPVTFALSLHAPDDHLRDELIPVNSRWKVDEALDAARYYYEKTGRRVSIEYALIKDMNDHAWRADLLADKLNERGRGWVHVNPIPLNPTPGSIWTSSTREAQNEFVRRLNDAGIPTTLRDTRGKEIDGACGQLVATTEDEAASAAMA; from the coding sequence ATGACCGAGACTCCCCGCACGCGCGAGACGCGCCCCGCCACGGCACCCGCGTCGTCCCGTTCGGGGGCCGTCCGTTCCACCGGCGTCGCCCAGGTGCGTCCGGCGACCGAGGGATGGACCCAGCAGAAGGATGCCGAGGGGCGCCCGCTGCTGCAGTTCGCGAGCCCCAAGCGCGGCAAGCCGCCGGTGCACCTCGCCGACCTCACGCCGGCTGAGCGCATCGAGAAGGTCAAGGAGCTCGGCCTCCCCGGCTTCCGAGCGAAGCAGCTCTCGACCCACTACTTCCGCCACTACACGTCGGATGCCGCGGAGATGACCGACCTCCCCGCCGACACCCGTGAGCAGCTCGTCACCGGCATGCTGCCGCCGCTGCTCACCGAGGTGCGTCGCCTCGAGACCGACCGCGGAGACACGATCAAGTTCCTGTGGCGTCTACACGACGGCGCCCTCGTCGAGTCGGTGCTGATGCGCTACCCCGGTCGCATCACGCTCTGCGTCTCGTCGCAGGCCGGATGCGGCATGAACTGCCCGTTCTGCGCCACCGGCCAGGCCGGCCTCACGCGCAACATGTCGACGGCCGAGATCATCGAGCAGATCGTCCGCGCCAACCGTCTGATCGCCGAGGGCGGCCTCGGTGGCAAGAAGTCCGACGACCACTCGATGGAGCGCGTCTCGAACATCGTCTTCATGGGCATGGGCGAGCCGCTCGCCAACTACAAGCGCGTGATGGATGCGGTGCGCTCGATGGTCGCCCCGCAGCCCGACGGCCTCGGCATGAGCGCTCGTGGCATCACCGTGTCGACGGTCGGACTCGTGCCGGCGATCAAGAAGCTCGCTGACGAGGGCATACCGGTGACCTTCGCGCTGTCGCTGCATGCGCCGGACGATCACCTGCGCGACGAGCTGATCCCCGTGAACTCGCGCTGGAAGGTCGACGAGGCGCTCGATGCCGCTCGGTACTACTACGAGAAGACCGGCCGTCGCGTCTCGATCGAGTACGCGCTGATCAAGGACATGAACGACCACGCCTGGCGCGCCGACCTGCTCGCCGACAAGCTCAACGAGCGCGGCCGCGGATGGGTGCACGTCAACCCGATCCCGCTGAACCCGACTCCCGGGTCGATCTGGACCTCGTCGACCCGTGAGGCCCAGAACGAGTTCGTGCGCAGGCTCAACGACGCCGGCATCCCGACGACCCTCCGCGACACCCGCGGCAAGGAGATCGACGGTGCCTGCGGTCAGCTCGTCGCGACGACCGAGGACGAAGCGGCTTCCGCCGCGATGGCCTGA
- a CDS encoding NAD(P)H-dependent oxidoreductase produces MPSALIIDGHPDARSLTAELARRYAAAHGDARILALRDLEFDPSLRFGYRQRMELEPDLIDAKRALGEAATVVVFTPLWWGSVPALLKGFFDRALLPQQEYRYSKLGLPEGLLPARNGRLFLLADTPWFLTPFTGLPAQTHVARGTLRFCGVRSVRTTRMLGVKDASPERIASWLTRAESLGRRDGIRDSSRTPSGPAERQVSQAIAAEAASSSVVATS; encoded by the coding sequence ATGCCTTCCGCCCTGATCATCGACGGCCACCCCGATGCCCGCTCGCTCACCGCCGAGCTCGCCCGGCGTTACGCCGCAGCGCACGGAGATGCGCGCATCCTCGCGCTGCGCGATCTCGAGTTCGATCCGTCGCTGCGCTTCGGCTACCGCCAGCGCATGGAGCTCGAGCCCGACCTCATCGACGCCAAGCGCGCCCTCGGCGAGGCCGCGACGGTCGTCGTGTTCACGCCGCTCTGGTGGGGGTCGGTGCCGGCCCTGCTCAAGGGCTTCTTCGATCGGGCACTGCTCCCTCAGCAGGAGTACCGCTACTCGAAGCTCGGCCTTCCCGAGGGGCTGCTGCCCGCACGCAACGGACGGCTGTTCCTGCTCGCCGACACTCCGTGGTTCCTCACACCCTTCACGGGTCTGCCCGCGCAGACGCACGTCGCCCGTGGCACGCTGCGGTTCTGCGGCGTGCGCTCGGTGCGCACGACCAGGATGCTGGGCGTCAAAGATGCGAGCCCCGAGCGCATCGCATCGTGGCTGACCCGGGCGGAGTCACTGGGCCGCCGTGACGGGATCCGCGACAGCTCGCGCACCCCGTCGGGGCCCGCAGAGCGTCAGGTATCTCAGGCCATCGCGGCGGAAGCCGCTTCGTCCTCGGTCGTCGCGACGAGCTGA
- a CDS encoding TetR/AcrR family transcriptional regulator: protein MSSSRSGYHHGDLAHALEAAAMQLLAEKPAGEISLREVARAADVSHNAPYHHFSDRRGLLKVLAERSMADLVAAVRVAIEAASDPASAAIDGGAAYIRFAVEHPHGFDVIYDPTVCIPGEPSETMAPLIAELEELLSTASVAAGLDSKSGVTGVWGLVHGLGTLCAAGHFSLDDALAASADSLARMLRN, encoded by the coding sequence GTGTCAAGTTCTCGATCGGGGTACCACCACGGCGACCTCGCCCACGCCCTCGAGGCGGCGGCGATGCAGTTGCTCGCCGAGAAGCCGGCGGGGGAGATCAGCCTGCGTGAGGTCGCCCGCGCCGCCGATGTGAGCCACAACGCCCCATACCACCACTTCTCCGACCGGCGGGGGCTGCTCAAGGTGCTCGCCGAGCGGAGCATGGCCGACCTCGTCGCCGCGGTGCGCGTGGCGATCGAGGCGGCATCCGACCCGGCATCCGCCGCGATCGACGGCGGTGCTGCGTACATCCGCTTCGCCGTCGAGCATCCGCACGGCTTCGACGTGATCTACGACCCGACCGTCTGCATCCCCGGCGAGCCGAGCGAGACGATGGCCCCGCTGATCGCCGAGCTCGAAGAGCTGCTGTCGACCGCATCCGTCGCCGCAGGGCTCGACAGCAAGAGCGGCGTCACCGGCGTCTGGGGGCTCGTGCACGGTCTCGGAACCCTGTGCGCCGCAGGGCACTTCTCGCTCGACGACGCGCTCGCCGCGAGCGCGGATTCGCTCGCCCGCATGCTGCGGAACTGA
- a CDS encoding DUF4407 domain-containing protein, translated as MQYSAHRPGRFDSQGRIILDSDPNADTDDLDFLREYEPTGADLQAPDTVDSAPATEGERDAAASTEPAREPKPRRQPRERTPRVPGSRLRKLAILGGAEGEILDRVPGETPRFVQMFFVLAGTALVSAISMLFALTTGVQAAIWLAVPLAVVWALIIFNLDRFLTSTMTSTRNVWKLIGLAIPRVIMAAIIGFVVAEPLVLQIFHNDIAREVAATNITQAQSDQEALETGPEKKALDAASDRVAELENQAATGIVAGTDSSSATESAAQATVDDLTAKMTAQQAVIDQARILYQCELTGEGAGTVPGCTGVNGEGASSDAAEAQLAEAQQTYDALAAQLRTANEELAAAGTAAKENTSMSETQNREEAQSQLPAARDTYDAALDAYNARAESVASGNAGAIGLLSQISGLNRLSEKEPTILWAHILIAALFFMIELLPVLVKVLTSYGDPSLYEKAAAIRRQVALDKVTAEGFRDRAAIVTVQSQGIQADASPAEPQTRAERKEAEQAEQERAQAEERELAEKRAQAQTLEEQEQLVESRA; from the coding sequence ATGCAATATTCTGCTCACCGCCCCGGACGGTTCGATTCGCAGGGCCGGATCATCCTCGACAGCGACCCGAACGCTGACACGGACGACCTCGACTTCCTTCGCGAGTACGAGCCCACCGGCGCCGATCTGCAGGCGCCGGACACGGTCGACTCTGCGCCGGCGACAGAGGGCGAGCGGGATGCCGCAGCATCCACCGAGCCTGCGCGCGAGCCGAAGCCCCGCCGTCAGCCACGTGAGCGCACACCGCGCGTGCCGGGTTCGCGACTGCGGAAGCTCGCGATCCTCGGCGGGGCCGAAGGCGAGATCCTCGACCGCGTTCCGGGCGAGACGCCTCGTTTCGTGCAGATGTTCTTCGTGCTCGCCGGCACCGCGCTGGTCTCGGCGATCTCGATGCTGTTCGCGCTGACCACCGGAGTGCAGGCCGCGATCTGGCTGGCCGTGCCGCTGGCGGTCGTCTGGGCGCTCATCATCTTCAACCTCGACCGGTTCCTGACGTCGACCATGACGTCGACGCGCAATGTCTGGAAGCTCATCGGACTCGCGATCCCGCGAGTGATCATGGCCGCGATCATCGGCTTCGTCGTCGCCGAGCCGCTCGTGCTGCAGATCTTCCACAACGACATCGCCCGCGAGGTCGCCGCCACGAACATCACGCAGGCGCAGTCCGACCAGGAGGCACTGGAGACGGGCCCCGAGAAGAAGGCGCTGGATGCGGCATCCGACCGCGTCGCCGAGCTCGAGAACCAGGCCGCCACCGGCATCGTCGCCGGCACCGACTCGTCGTCTGCGACGGAATCCGCCGCTCAGGCGACGGTCGACGACCTCACCGCCAAGATGACCGCCCAGCAGGCCGTGATCGATCAGGCCCGCATCCTGTACCAGTGCGAGCTCACAGGCGAGGGCGCGGGCACGGTTCCCGGCTGCACCGGCGTGAACGGCGAGGGCGCGAGCTCGGATGCCGCCGAGGCCCAGCTGGCCGAGGCGCAGCAGACCTACGACGCGCTCGCCGCGCAGCTGCGCACCGCCAACGAGGAACTCGCCGCCGCCGGCACCGCCGCCAAGGAGAACACCAGCATGTCGGAGACGCAGAACCGCGAAGAGGCGCAGTCGCAGCTGCCCGCTGCGCGCGACACCTACGACGCCGCGCTCGATGCGTACAACGCGCGGGCCGAATCCGTCGCATCCGGCAATGCGGGAGCGATCGGTCTGCTGAGCCAGATCAGCGGCCTCAACCGCCTGAGCGAGAAGGAGCCGACGATCCTGTGGGCGCACATCCTGATCGCCGCGCTGTTCTTCATGATCGAGCTGCTGCCGGTGCTCGTGAAGGTGCTCACGTCGTACGGCGACCCGTCGCTCTACGAGAAGGCCGCCGCGATCCGCAGGCAGGTCGCACTCGACAAGGTGACGGCCGAGGGATTCCGCGACAGGGCGGCGATCGTGACCGTGCAGTCGCAGGGGATCCAGGCGGATGCGTCGCCCGCCGAGCCGCAGACGCGGGCCGAGCGCAAGGAAGCCGAGCAGGCGGAGCAGGAGCGGGCGCAGGCCGAGGAGCGCGAGCTCGCGGAGAAGCGTGCGCAGGCCCAGACGCTCGAGGAGCAGGAGCAGCTGGTCGAGTCGCGCGCCTGA